CCAGGACATAACTCTTAGACCTAACATGGGACAGCTCCATAATGATGCCCCATATTCTCTCCAAATCATTCCGCTTCCCCAAATACCCATAAAGTATGATAAGAATGTCCAATGTAGACCAGTTTCGTCCAGTTGCAGACTTCTCAAGAGCTTCAACATAGGTCTCACAAACTGTATACAACCTAGCCACAGCATGTGCAGTGGCCAATATGCAGTATGATACCTCATTCGGTTCAACTTCTGCTCTCTTCATGTCACCAAATACTTTTAACAGGCGTTCAATATTGTGTTCATTTGCTTCTATCTTGAGCAGAATATTAAAGGTCGAAACATGTGGAATGACCTTATCGGCTTTCATCTGCGTCAGGATTTTAGGTATGGACTTCTTGCGGCTTGGGGAGGAGTGGAGAATAATGAGATGGTTGAACACCAAATAAGATATGGGATGACCCAGCTCTCTCATTTTCTTCATATATGCTAGTGAAAGCCTTATTAGGCCTCTGTTCAAGCATCCGAGTATAAGATTGTTGTAAAGCAACTCATTTTGGAACTCAGATGGTATTCGTGAGAAAAGGCTTTCAGCTTGTGATATCCCATGAAGCTTAGAAGTGAATTCTAGTAAATATGAGTAATCTAGTTCCTTTGGTCTGTAAGGTCTTTCCCTTATAACCCATTCCATCACCTGTGAAAAGTAAACCACAGAAGATTAAAAATAcccctcaata
The Nicotiana sylvestris chromosome 11, ASM39365v2, whole genome shotgun sequence DNA segment above includes these coding regions:
- the LOC104216505 gene encoding pentatricopeptide repeat-containing protein At1g07590, mitochondrial isoform X3, with translation MVYLFIEVMEWVIRERPYRPKELDYSYLLEFTSKLHGISQAESLFSRIPSEFQNELLYNNLILGCLNRGLIRLSLAYMKKMRELGHPISYLVFNHLIILHSSPSRKKSIPKILTQMKADKVIPHVSTFNILLKIEANEHNIERLLKVFGDMKRAEVEPNEVSYCILATAHAVARLYTVCETYVEALEKSATGRNWSTLDILIILYGYLGKRNDLERIWGIIMELSHVRSKSYVLAIEAFGRIGDICRAEELWSEMKSRNSLKSNEQFNSLIAVYCRYGLITKATALYKEMEKSGCKPNAITYRHLALGCLRAGLIKEAIKTLQLGMDMAASIKVKRSTPWLETTLSIIDIFADNGDVENAEKLFEELKKANYTRYTFVYNTLIKAYVKGKVYDPNLLKRMILGGARPDSETYSLLKVVDQFRT